CCGACGATTCCCGCGCCGAACTCTATCAGGCGATGCGCCATGCGGCGATGGGCGGCGGCAAGCGGCTGCGGCCGCTGCTGGTATTCGCCACCGCCAGGCTGTTCGGGGTTGATCGCGCCTGTACGGCGCGCGTCGCGCTCGCAGTCGAGTGCATCCATGTCTATTCGCTGATTCACGACGATCTGCCGTCGATGGACGATGACGACACGCGCCGGGGCAAGCCGACGGTGCATCGCATGTTCGACGAGGCGACCGCGGTGCTGGCCGGAGACTGTCTCCACGCGCTCGCCTTCGAAGTGCTTGCACACGAAGCGACGCATCGCGATCCCTTTGTCCGCAGCGAGCTGATCGCCGCGCTTGCCCATGCGTCCGGCCCGGCGGGCATGGCGGGCGGGCAGATGATGGACCTGAAGGCGGAGAGCGAAAGCTTCGACCTGCCGGCGGTCACGCGGCTGCAGGCGATGAAGACCGGCGCGCTGATTGGCTTTTCGGTCGAGGCGGGCGCGATCCTCGGGCGGCTTTCGCATGAGGGGCGGCGCGGGCTGCATGGCTATGCGCACGATCTCGGCCTCGCCTTCCAGATCGCCGACGATATTCTCGACGCGACGGGCGACGAGGCAAGCGTCGGCAAGAAGCTGCGCAAGGACGGCGAGCAGGGCAAGGAGACGTTCCTGACGCTGCTCGGGCTCGAACGTGCGCGCGAACAGGCCGAGTTGCTGGTCGCCCAGGCGATCGAGCATCTCCACGGCTATGGCGAGGAGGCAGATCTGCTGCGCGACATCGCCCGTTTCGTGCTGGAGCGCGACCGGTAACGGCACGATGCTTCGCCGCACCGCATTTTTCGTCCTGACGCTTGCCGCGCTGCTGATCATCGGCTGGATGATCGCGGCGGACTGGCGCCCGGCGGAGGCCGATTATCCGCGCCAGGGCATCGACGTGTCGCACCATCAGGGCGCGATCGACTGGGACGCGCTGCCCGACGAAGTCGACTTCGCCTATATCAAGGCGAGCGAAGGCGGCGATCACCGCGACGATCGCTTCGCCGAAAACTGGCGCGGCGCGCGGTCGGCCGGAATCGCGCGCGGCGCCTATCACTATTTTTCGCTGTGCACGCCGGGAGCGGAGCAGGCGAACAACTTCATCGCGACGGTTCCGGCGAGCCGCGACATGCTGCCGCCGGCGGTCGATCTGGAATTCGGCGGCAATTGCAGCGAGCGGCTGACGCCCGACGCACTTGCGACCGAACTCACTCTCTTTATCACCCGCGTCGAGGCGCGCTACGGCCGCCGGGTCGTCCTCTATCTGACGCGCGAATTCGAGGGCGGATATGAAATCAGCCGCCGCTTCCCCGATCAGCCTTTGTGGCTGCGCAGCATCGTGCTGAAACCCGATTGGGGCACGCGTCCCTGGAGCCTGTGGCAGGCATCCAGCTTCCGCCGTATTCCCGGCATCAGCGGCGGAGTCGACTGGAACGTCGCCGCGCGGCCTTGACTTGGCACCGGCTGCCCCGCAGCACGTGCCCGACCAAAAGAAGGATTTCCGCACATGACGGTTCGCACCGGCGTCTATCCCGGCACTTTCGATCCGATCACGCTTGGCCATATGGATATCATCGGCCGCGCGGCGAAACTGGTCGACCGGCTGGTAATCGGCGTGACCACCAATCCGTCGAAGAATCCGATGTTCTCGGTCGAGGAACGGATGACGATGGTGAAGCGCGAGGTCGAGAAGTTGGAGGGCGAGATCCACGTCGTCAGCTTCAACGCGCTGCTGATGGATTTTGCCGAGCGCGAGGGCGCAAGCATGATCGTGCGCGGGCTGCGCGCCGTCGCCGATTTCGAATATGAATATCAGATGGCGGGGATGAACCAGCAGCTCAACGACAAGATCGAGACTGTCTTCCTGATGGCCGATGTGTCGCTGCAGCCGATCGCGAGCCGGCTGGTCAAGGAAATCGCGATGTTCGGCGGCGATATCGGCAAGTTCGTGACGCCCGCCGTGGGGGACGAAGTGGTCGCCCGGGTGGCTGAAATCGGCCTGAAAGGCGACTGACGGAACAGCGTTGCGTGCCAAAGGGGCTATCCCGGCAGGGCGATTTTGCCTAAACCGGCGCCCAATTGCCGTTTTCTGGGTGGGGAAGTTGATGCGTATCGCCGCAATGCTCCTGGCGTTTCTGGGGCTGTTTTCTATTGTGCCGGCATCGGCGCAGACCTCGCGGGTCGTACCGTCGAACCGGCCCGAGCCACCCTCGCCCAGCGACCCGGAAAATCTCTGGCTGCTCGACCTTTCGACCGGCGGTCGCGTGACCATCTGGCTGCGCCCCGATGTCGCGCCGGAGACGGTCGAGCGCATCAAGACGCTGACGCGCGAGAAATTCTATGACGGGCTGACCTTTCACCGCGTCATCGAAGGCTTCATGGCACAGAGCGGCGACCCGGAAGGCACCGGCCAGGGCGGGTCGGAGCTTCCCGATGTCAAAGCCGAGTTCAACTACCTGCCGCATGTGCGCGGCGCCGTGGGTGCGGCCCGCGAAGGCGCACCTCCGGGCGCGGACGAGGAAACCCGCACCAAGGCGGAAAACAGCGCGAACAGCCAGTTCTACATCATGTTCGCGCCGCGTCTCTCGCTCGATCGCGACTATACGGTGTTCGGGCGCGTGATCGACGGCATGGAATATGTCGATACCATCACGCGCGGACAGCCGCCGGCGAATCCCACGCGCATCCTGCATGCCTGGATCGCCGCAGACGATCCCCCCGCCTATCAGCCGCCCGCGCCGCGCGAGCTGCCCGAAGGCGAGGAACGCGTGACGCTGCCCGGGGCCGAATGAGGACGCGCCCGGCGCTTGCCGGGCCGATACGGCCATGAACGTCGATCTTTTCGACTTCGACCTTCCGAACGACCGGATCGCGCTGCGCCCGGCGAGCCCGCGCGACGCGGCGCGCATGCTGGTGCTTGCGGGCGAGGAAACACGCGACGCGAGCGTATCGGACTTGCCGGCGATGCTGCGCGCCGGCGACATGCTGGTATTCAACGACACGCGCGTCATCCCCGCGCAGCTCGAAGGCATGCGCGGGGACGCCCGGATCGGCGCGACGCTGCACAAGCGCGAAGGCCCGCGCCGCTGGCGTGCCTTCATCCGCAACGCCAAGAGGCTGCGCGAAAACGACAGAATCGATTTCGGATCAGGCGTCACAGCAATTGCCCGCGACCGCGCGGAGGACGGCAGTTTCGCGCTGGAGTTTCCCGGCGACGAGCCGGTCGAGCTGCTGCTCGAGCGGGCGGGGCGGATGCCGCTGCCGCCCTATATCGCAAGCAAGCGCGATCTGGATGCGCGCGATCGCGACGATTATCAGACGATGTTCGCGCGCGAGGCAGGCGCCGTCGCGGCGCCCACCGCCGCGTTGCATTTCACGCCCGGCCTGATAGCCGCGCTGGACCAGGCCGGGATCAGCCATGCCACGCTTACCCTGCATGTCGGCGCGGGCACGTTCCTGCCGGTCAAGGCGAACGATACCGACGCGCACCAAATGCATGCCGAATGGGGCCGGATCGACCAGGAAACGGCGGACCGGCTGAATGCCGTGCGCGCCGATGGCGGACGGCTGATCGCTGTGGGCACCACCAGCCTGCGCCTGCTGGAAAGCGCCACGGGCGAGGACAATGTCATCCGCCCGTTCGAAGGCGATACGGCGATCTTCATCACGCCGGGCTATCGCTTTCGCGCGATCGACGGGCTGATGACCAATTTCCACCTGCCCCGCTCGACTCTGTTCATGCTGGTATCGGCACTGATGGGGCTGGATCGGA
This genomic interval from Sphingosinithalassobacter tenebrarum contains the following:
- a CDS encoding polyprenyl synthetase family protein — its product is MDRQFDRLLAVPDDSRAELYQAMRHAAMGGGKRLRPLLVFATARLFGVDRACTARVALAVECIHVYSLIHDDLPSMDDDDTRRGKPTVHRMFDEATAVLAGDCLHALAFEVLAHEATHRDPFVRSELIAALAHASGPAGMAGGQMMDLKAESESFDLPAVTRLQAMKTGALIGFSVEAGAILGRLSHEGRRGLHGYAHDLGLAFQIADDILDATGDEASVGKKLRKDGEQGKETFLTLLGLERAREQAELLVAQAIEHLHGYGEEADLLRDIARFVLERDR
- a CDS encoding GH25 family lysozyme yields the protein MLRRTAFFVLTLAALLIIGWMIAADWRPAEADYPRQGIDVSHHQGAIDWDALPDEVDFAYIKASEGGDHRDDRFAENWRGARSAGIARGAYHYFSLCTPGAEQANNFIATVPASRDMLPPAVDLEFGGNCSERLTPDALATELTLFITRVEARYGRRVVLYLTREFEGGYEISRRFPDQPLWLRSIVLKPDWGTRPWSLWQASSFRRIPGISGGVDWNVAARP
- the coaD gene encoding pantetheine-phosphate adenylyltransferase; amino-acid sequence: MTVRTGVYPGTFDPITLGHMDIIGRAAKLVDRLVIGVTTNPSKNPMFSVEERMTMVKREVEKLEGEIHVVSFNALLMDFAEREGASMIVRGLRAVADFEYEYQMAGMNQQLNDKIETVFLMADVSLQPIASRLVKEIAMFGGDIGKFVTPAVGDEVVARVAEIGLKGD
- a CDS encoding peptidylprolyl isomerase gives rise to the protein MRIAAMLLAFLGLFSIVPASAQTSRVVPSNRPEPPSPSDPENLWLLDLSTGGRVTIWLRPDVAPETVERIKTLTREKFYDGLTFHRVIEGFMAQSGDPEGTGQGGSELPDVKAEFNYLPHVRGAVGAAREGAPPGADEETRTKAENSANSQFYIMFAPRLSLDRDYTVFGRVIDGMEYVDTITRGQPPANPTRILHAWIAADDPPAYQPPAPRELPEGEERVTLPGAE
- the queA gene encoding tRNA preQ1(34) S-adenosylmethionine ribosyltransferase-isomerase QueA, encoding MNVDLFDFDLPNDRIALRPASPRDAARMLVLAGEETRDASVSDLPAMLRAGDMLVFNDTRVIPAQLEGMRGDARIGATLHKREGPRRWRAFIRNAKRLRENDRIDFGSGVTAIARDRAEDGSFALEFPGDEPVELLLERAGRMPLPPYIASKRDLDARDRDDYQTMFAREAGAVAAPTAALHFTPGLIAALDQAGISHATLTLHVGAGTFLPVKANDTDAHQMHAEWGRIDQETADRLNAVRADGGRLIAVGTTSLRLLESATGEDNVIRPFEGDTAIFITPGYRFRAIDGLMTNFHLPRSTLFMLVSALMGLDRMQAAYAHAIGNGYRFYSYGDASLLLPGHL